From Bifidobacterium longum subsp. longum JCM 1217, one genomic window encodes:
- a CDS encoding CTP synthase translates to MVRRTHGNSQEHVTKHIFVTGGVVSSLGKGLTASSLGRLLRSRGIHVLQQKLDPYINVDPGTMNPFQHGEVYVTEDGAETDLDIGHYERFLDVFLSQKANVTTGQIYQEVLRKERAGEYLGQCVQVIPHITNEIKSRMRAQASDDVDVIITEIGGTVGDIESQPFLEAAREVRRDLGPDNCMFVHVSLVPYISAAHELKTKPTQHSVMMLRQLGISPDALVLRSDRPLNQSIKDKISLMCDVDAEGVVNCVDAPSIYDVPKILFEEGLDAYVVRELGLPFHDVDWDEWADLLERVHHPKHEVNIAIVGKYIDLPDAYLSVTEAIKAGGFANWAKVNVKWVAADRCETTEGAAAALDNVDGIVIPGGFGIRGIDGKIGALKFARETKLPALGLCLGLQSMVIEYSRHVLGIEDANSSEFEPDCANPVIATMEEQKDIVAGKGDMGHTMRLGSYPAELEEGSLVAELYGTTHVTERHRHRYEVNVAYKDRLREGGLRISGQSPDGELTEFVELPQDVHPFYVATQAHPEFKSRPTKPHPLFAGLVKAALDHQAAR, encoded by the coding sequence ATGGTTAGAAGAACACATGGTAATTCTCAAGAACACGTCACCAAGCATATTTTCGTCACTGGCGGCGTTGTCTCCTCTCTCGGCAAGGGCCTGACCGCATCTTCGCTCGGTCGTTTGCTGCGCAGCCGCGGTATCCATGTTCTGCAGCAAAAGCTCGATCCGTACATCAACGTCGACCCGGGCACCATGAACCCGTTCCAGCATGGTGAGGTCTACGTGACCGAAGACGGTGCCGAAACCGATCTCGACATCGGCCACTACGAGCGTTTCCTCGACGTCTTCCTGAGCCAGAAGGCCAACGTCACCACCGGTCAGATCTATCAGGAAGTGCTGCGCAAGGAGCGCGCCGGCGAATACCTCGGCCAGTGCGTGCAGGTCATCCCGCACATCACCAACGAAATCAAGTCTCGTATGCGCGCCCAGGCTTCCGATGACGTGGATGTGATCATCACCGAAATCGGTGGTACCGTCGGCGACATCGAGTCCCAGCCCTTCCTTGAGGCCGCCCGCGAAGTGCGCCGCGATCTCGGCCCGGACAACTGCATGTTCGTGCACGTTTCCCTGGTGCCGTACATTTCCGCCGCCCACGAGCTCAAGACCAAGCCCACCCAGCACTCCGTGATGATGCTGCGCCAGCTCGGCATTTCCCCGGACGCCCTTGTGCTGCGCTCCGACCGCCCGCTCAATCAGTCCATCAAGGACAAGATCTCCCTGATGTGCGATGTCGATGCCGAAGGCGTGGTCAACTGCGTGGATGCGCCGAGCATCTACGATGTGCCGAAGATCCTGTTCGAGGAGGGCCTCGACGCCTATGTGGTGCGTGAGCTCGGCCTGCCGTTCCATGACGTCGATTGGGACGAATGGGCCGACCTGCTGGAGCGTGTGCACCACCCCAAGCACGAGGTCAACATCGCCATCGTCGGCAAGTACATCGATCTGCCGGACGCCTACCTGTCTGTCACCGAGGCCATCAAGGCCGGCGGCTTTGCCAACTGGGCCAAGGTCAACGTCAAGTGGGTTGCGGCCGATCGTTGCGAAACCACCGAAGGTGCGGCCGCCGCTCTCGACAACGTCGACGGCATCGTGATCCCCGGCGGCTTCGGCATCCGCGGCATCGACGGCAAGATCGGCGCTCTGAAGTTCGCCCGTGAAACCAAGCTGCCTGCCCTCGGCCTGTGCCTGGGCCTGCAGTCCATGGTCATCGAATACTCCCGCCACGTGCTGGGCATTGAAGACGCGAACTCTTCCGAGTTCGAGCCCGATTGCGCCAACCCGGTGATCGCCACCATGGAAGAGCAGAAGGACATCGTGGCCGGCAAGGGCGACATGGGCCACACCATGCGTCTTGGCTCCTACCCGGCTGAGCTGGAGGAAGGCTCGCTGGTCGCCGAACTGTACGGCACCACGCATGTCACCGAGCGCCACCGCCACCGTTACGAAGTCAACGTGGCCTACAAGGATCGTCTGCGCGAAGGCGGCCTGCGCATCTCCGGCCAGAGCCCGGACGGCGAGCTCACCGAGTTCGTGGAACTGCCGCAGGACGTGCACCCGTTCTATGTGGCCACCCAGGCTCACCCGGAGTTCAAGTCTCGCCCGACCAAGCCGCACCCGCTGTTCGCCGGCCTGGTCAAGGCCGCGCTCGACCATCAGGCGGCACGCTGA
- the sufB gene encoding Fe-S cluster assembly protein SufB, whose protein sequence is MVTENTAPNAAADVEMSQYVADRTRVNEDKIKKDDEIISQFGDYNYGWHDSDAAGEAAKRGIDENVVRAISADKGEPQWMLDMRLRGFKAFLEKPMPDWGVDLSGFNADDFKYYVKPIDKQAKSWDELPDDIRNTYDRLGIPEAEKNRLVSGVAAQYESEVIYNSIQEDLKKQGVIFVDTDTAVREYPELVKKYFGTVVPPEDNKFGALNTAAWSGGSFVYVPKGVHVDIPLQAYFRINTPAMGQFERTLIIADEGSYVHYVEGCTAPIWSEDSLHAAIVEIIVEKHARVRYTTVQNWSNNVYNLVTQRAYVREGGTMEWVDGNIGSKATMKYPACILAEPYAKASTMSLGFAGKGQYQDTGAKMIHLAPHTSSTIVAKSISRGGGRSAYRGLVKIVKGAYGSSNSTVCDALLVDDFSRSDTYPHVDVREDDVSMAHEATVSKISEDQLFYLMSRGLTEEEARGMIVRGFVEPISRELPMEYALELNRLVELQMEGSVG, encoded by the coding sequence ATGGTGACCGAAAACACAGCACCAAACGCCGCCGCTGACGTGGAGATGAGCCAGTATGTGGCTGATCGTACCCGCGTCAACGAGGACAAGATCAAGAAGGATGACGAGATCATCAGCCAGTTCGGCGACTACAACTATGGTTGGCATGATTCTGATGCCGCCGGCGAAGCCGCAAAACGAGGCATTGATGAGAACGTCGTACGCGCGATCAGCGCCGACAAAGGCGAGCCGCAGTGGATGCTCGACATGCGTCTGCGTGGATTCAAGGCGTTCCTCGAAAAGCCCATGCCCGATTGGGGTGTGGATCTCTCCGGCTTCAACGCAGACGACTTCAAGTACTACGTCAAGCCAATCGACAAGCAGGCGAAAAGCTGGGACGAACTGCCTGACGACATCCGCAACACCTACGATCGTCTCGGCATCCCGGAGGCGGAGAAGAACCGCCTCGTCTCCGGCGTGGCCGCCCAGTACGAGTCGGAGGTCATCTACAACTCCATCCAGGAGGACCTGAAGAAGCAGGGCGTCATCTTCGTCGACACGGACACCGCTGTGCGCGAATACCCTGAACTCGTCAAGAAGTACTTCGGCACCGTCGTGCCTCCGGAAGACAACAAGTTCGGTGCCCTCAACACCGCGGCATGGTCCGGCGGCTCGTTCGTATACGTGCCGAAGGGCGTGCATGTGGACATCCCGTTGCAGGCGTACTTCCGCATCAACACCCCGGCCATGGGTCAGTTCGAGCGCACGCTCATCATCGCGGACGAAGGCTCCTACGTGCACTACGTGGAAGGCTGCACCGCCCCGATCTGGTCCGAGGACTCGCTGCACGCCGCCATCGTCGAGATCATCGTCGAAAAGCACGCCCGCGTGCGTTACACCACCGTGCAGAACTGGTCGAACAACGTCTACAACCTCGTCACCCAGCGTGCCTACGTGCGCGAGGGCGGCACGATGGAATGGGTCGACGGCAACATCGGTTCCAAGGCCACCATGAAGTACCCGGCCTGCATCCTCGCCGAACCGTACGCCAAGGCATCCACCATGTCCCTCGGCTTCGCCGGCAAGGGCCAGTACCAGGACACGGGCGCGAAGATGATTCACCTCGCCCCGCACACCAGCTCCACCATCGTCGCCAAGTCCATTTCCCGTGGTGGTGGCCGCTCCGCCTACCGCGGTCTGGTCAAAATCGTCAAGGGCGCGTACGGTTCGTCCAACTCGACCGTGTGCGATGCCCTGCTGGTCGACGACTTCTCCCGCTCCGATACCTACCCGCATGTCGACGTTCGCGAAGACGACGTTTCGATGGCCCACGAAGCCACCGTTTCCAAGATTTCCGAAGACCAGCTCTTCTACCTGATGAGCCGAGGTCTCACGGAGGAAGAGGCGCGAGGCATGATCGTGCGCGGCTTCGTCGAACCGATCAGCCGTGAGCTGCCGATGGAATACGCGCTTGAACTCAACAGACTTGTGGAACTTCAGATGGAAGGATCGGTGGGCTGA
- the sufC gene encoding Fe-S cluster assembly ATPase SufC, whose product MSTLEIKDLHVHVETKEGIKPILKGATLTVHSGETHAIMGPNGSGKSTLAYTLAGHPKYVVDSGEALLDGKDILKMTPDERAKAGLFLAMQYPVEIPGVSMTNFLRTAKTEIDGEAPGIRQWAKDLSAAMKRLKMDPKFASRSVNEGFSGGEKKRAEVLQLELLKPKFAVLDETDSGLDVDALRIVSEGVNRAKEANQFGILMVTHYTRILKYIKPDIVHVFADGHFVKTGGPELADELEENGYDQYLPEGADSESALA is encoded by the coding sequence ATGTCAACACTCGAAATCAAGGACCTGCACGTCCACGTCGAAACCAAGGAAGGCATCAAGCCGATCCTGAAGGGTGCCACCCTGACCGTCCACTCCGGCGAAACCCACGCCATCATGGGCCCCAACGGTTCCGGCAAGTCCACTCTCGCCTACACGTTGGCCGGCCACCCCAAGTACGTGGTCGACTCCGGCGAGGCCCTCCTCGACGGCAAGGACATCCTCAAGATGACTCCGGACGAGCGCGCCAAGGCCGGCCTGTTCCTGGCCATGCAGTACCCGGTCGAAATACCGGGCGTGTCCATGACCAACTTCTTGCGCACCGCCAAGACCGAAATCGACGGCGAGGCTCCCGGTATTCGCCAGTGGGCCAAGGACCTGTCCGCAGCCATGAAGCGCCTCAAGATGGACCCGAAGTTCGCCTCCCGTTCCGTGAACGAAGGCTTCTCCGGCGGTGAAAAGAAGCGCGCCGAAGTGCTGCAGCTCGAACTGCTGAAACCGAAGTTTGCCGTCCTTGACGAAACCGACTCCGGCTTGGACGTGGACGCCCTGCGCATCGTGTCCGAAGGCGTGAACCGCGCCAAGGAAGCCAACCAGTTCGGCATCCTCATGGTCACGCACTACACCCGTATCTTGAAGTACATCAAGCCGGACATCGTGCACGTGTTCGCCGACGGCCACTTCGTCAAGACCGGCGGCCCTGAGCTGGCCGACGAACTCGAAGAGAACGGCTACGACCAGTACCTGCCCGAAGGCGCCGACTCCGAGTCCGCACTGGCCTGA
- the aroQ gene encoding type II 3-dehydroquinate dehydratase: MTKVIVVNGPNLGRLGVRQPDVYGRQDLDTLRKLCTEWGKDLGLEVEVRQTDDEAEMVHWMHQAADEKTPVVMNPAAFTHYSYALADAAHMVIDENLPLMEVHISNPSARDEFRKRSVISPVATGTITGMGFYGYKLALDAVAHLLSE; this comes from the coding sequence ATGACCAAAGTCATCGTTGTCAATGGCCCTAACCTCGGACGTCTCGGCGTCCGCCAGCCCGACGTCTACGGTCGTCAAGACCTCGACACCCTGCGCAAGCTCTGCACCGAATGGGGCAAGGACCTCGGCCTCGAAGTCGAGGTGCGCCAGACCGACGACGAAGCCGAAATGGTGCACTGGATGCACCAAGCCGCCGACGAGAAAACCCCGGTGGTCATGAACCCCGCCGCCTTCACGCACTATTCGTATGCTCTCGCCGACGCCGCGCACATGGTCATTGACGAGAACCTGCCGCTTATGGAAGTCCATATTTCCAACCCGTCCGCCCGCGACGAGTTCCGCAAGCGTTCCGTAATCAGCCCTGTGGCCACCGGCACCATCACCGGCATGGGTTTCTACGGCTACAAGCTCGCGCTCGATGCTGTGGCGCACTTGCTGAGCGAATAG
- the sufU gene encoding Fe-S cluster assembly sulfur transfer protein SufU, with amino-acid sequence MNEFGMSGDDLEQMYQEVILEASKHPHGKESFAPNAAVEQSADAAANVTVQASHEYCTPGESHQFNPTCGDEATIHVEVSDDEPHTIKRLVWDGHGCSISQASLSVMVDLVDGKTVDEAMDLEQTFHKLMESRGAGLDDENLEEKLGDAVVFQGVSKYPMRIKCALLGWEGLKDSIAKALAAKN; translated from the coding sequence ATGAACGAATTCGGTATGAGCGGGGATGACCTCGAACAGATGTACCAAGAGGTCATCCTCGAGGCGTCGAAACATCCGCATGGCAAGGAATCCTTTGCGCCCAACGCAGCGGTCGAACAGTCCGCGGACGCAGCGGCCAATGTCACCGTACAAGCCAGCCACGAATACTGCACGCCCGGTGAATCGCACCAGTTCAACCCGACCTGCGGCGACGAGGCGACCATCCATGTCGAAGTCTCCGATGACGAACCGCACACCATCAAGCGATTGGTGTGGGACGGCCACGGCTGCTCCATTTCGCAGGCCAGCCTGTCGGTGATGGTCGATCTGGTGGACGGCAAAACCGTTGACGAGGCCATGGATCTGGAACAGACATTCCACAAGCTGATGGAATCGCGCGGTGCCGGTCTGGACGACGAGAACCTGGAAGAAAAGCTCGGCGACGCCGTGGTATTCCAAGGCGTGTCGAAATACCCTATGCGCATCAAATGCGCTCTGCTAGGCTGGGAAGGGCTGAAGGACTCCATCGCCAAAGCCCTCGCTGCAAAGAACTGA
- the sufD gene encoding Fe-S cluster assembly protein SufD: protein MTDNTTPVKEIKIPVADPNDPYAIPAAMPSSVDHAVRSFNAGDYPEPSRKQDEWRYTPIERINEFFTVFKPSGETQIEVSMIDGSPLAEGVKLSQIKLGEGLSGTVSKPNDRVSAVEWESGRTATILELSGEIAQPVLVKVHGAGEDLDAFHLVIAAADKAHADVVVEHDGDARLAEGVEITTGKDSHVSTTFVQEWAKTAKHVANHRIHVGEGASLRHSVVTLGGDIVRIRMDQDFGGEQGDLNMLGIYFVDPGEHIEHRTMVVHNHPDCKSRVVYKGALDGKGAHSTWVGNALIQPTAPGTDSYELNRNLVLTPGAIADSEPNLEIENGNIIGAGHASSVGRFDDEELFYLESRGIPETDARKLVVRGFFGELVEEIGIPAISEHLMTVIDRRLARGENDAMAQVLEDK, encoded by the coding sequence ATGACCGACAACACAACACCCGTCAAGGAAATCAAGATTCCGGTCGCCGACCCCAACGACCCGTACGCGATTCCGGCCGCTATGCCGTCCTCCGTGGACCATGCCGTGCGCTCGTTCAACGCAGGCGACTACCCGGAGCCCAGCCGCAAGCAGGACGAATGGCGCTACACGCCTATCGAGCGCATCAACGAGTTCTTCACCGTGTTCAAGCCTTCCGGCGAAACGCAGATCGAAGTCTCCATGATTGACGGCTCGCCGTTGGCCGAAGGCGTGAAGCTCAGCCAGATCAAGCTCGGTGAGGGCCTGTCCGGCACTGTGTCCAAGCCCAACGACCGCGTCTCCGCAGTCGAATGGGAATCCGGCCGCACCGCAACCATTCTGGAACTGTCCGGTGAGATCGCCCAGCCCGTGCTCGTCAAGGTGCACGGCGCGGGGGAGGACCTCGACGCTTTCCATCTGGTGATCGCCGCCGCCGACAAGGCTCATGCGGACGTCGTCGTGGAACACGACGGTGACGCACGACTGGCCGAAGGCGTGGAAATCACCACCGGCAAGGACTCGCACGTCTCCACCACGTTCGTTCAGGAATGGGCCAAAACCGCCAAGCATGTGGCCAACCACCGCATCCACGTCGGCGAAGGCGCATCCCTGCGCCACTCCGTCGTGACCTTGGGCGGCGACATCGTCCGCATCCGCATGGATCAGGACTTCGGCGGCGAACAGGGCGACCTCAACATGCTCGGCATCTACTTCGTGGACCCCGGCGAGCACATCGAACACCGCACGATGGTGGTACACAACCACCCCGACTGCAAGTCCCGCGTGGTCTACAAGGGCGCGCTTGACGGCAAGGGCGCGCACTCCACTTGGGTGGGCAACGCGCTCATCCAGCCCACCGCCCCCGGCACCGACTCCTACGAGCTCAACCGCAACCTGGTCCTGACCCCGGGCGCCATCGCCGATTCCGAGCCGAACCTCGAAATCGAAAACGGCAACATCATCGGTGCCGGTCACGCCTCTTCGGTGGGCCGCTTCGACGACGAGGAACTGTTCTACCTCGAATCCCGCGGCATCCCCGAAACCGACGCCCGCAAGCTCGTGGTGCGCGGCTTCTTCGGCGAACTCGTCGAGGAGATCGGCATTCCCGCCATCTCCGAACATCTGATGACCGTGATTGACCGCCGACTGGCCCGTGGTGAAAACGACGCCATGGCACAGGTCCTCGAAGACAAGTAA
- a CDS encoding Sapep family Mn(2+)-dependent dipeptidase produces the protein MTLTATERDLVDAASRWFDAHRAQFVDELCELLRYPSVSDESDPNPRPGAPYGPEVRRVFDHMLAKAGRDGLPTRDYTGHVMEVVYPQENVETDRDIAFVDHLDVVPADDGWTHDAFDPQVIGDIVIGRGSLDNKGVALTSYFLLRFFKEHDHRFRHRVRILFGGSEEIALNDIKWFVANIGAPYQAIVTDGPFPVNNIQKGLLDVDVELPVGPQLRGWHAGTATNTVPGAAAITLTGVDESTVRQAFCQSGNIAPDIAERLHINATAQGVTIEATGVAGHACQPSGTVNAIAVLTTALARSGLLEGRDLTAAQAIAQWTKDSYGTGLGIDCENAESGPTTANGGLIIPANEFAEADKVLGAVSGETSEDAIVLHFDIRYAVGQAHEQIIERIQAQAEAAGGRIVDILNDDPYYVQADDPRVQLLTATYNDVLGCEARPVAVGDGTHARFIPRALNFGPEFHADHVPAVDGIDLETPPFIAPGAGNAHGADEWASLKNLKTAFVLYALGLVRLDQYLQ, from the coding sequence ATGACTCTCACCGCCACGGAACGTGATCTCGTCGATGCCGCGTCACGCTGGTTTGACGCCCACCGCGCACAGTTCGTCGATGAGCTGTGTGAGCTGCTGCGCTACCCGTCGGTTTCCGACGAATCGGACCCGAATCCTCGTCCGGGCGCGCCTTATGGACCCGAAGTACGCCGTGTATTCGACCATATGCTGGCCAAGGCAGGACGAGACGGGCTGCCTACGCGCGACTACACCGGCCACGTCATGGAAGTCGTTTATCCACAGGAGAACGTGGAGACCGACCGTGACATCGCCTTCGTCGACCACCTCGACGTAGTCCCCGCCGACGACGGTTGGACGCACGATGCCTTCGATCCGCAGGTTATTGGCGATATTGTTATCGGTCGCGGCTCATTGGACAATAAAGGCGTCGCGCTGACCAGCTATTTCCTACTCCGTTTCTTCAAGGAACACGACCACCGTTTCCGCCACCGCGTACGTATACTGTTCGGCGGCTCCGAAGAGATCGCGCTCAACGACATCAAATGGTTCGTCGCCAACATCGGCGCGCCGTACCAGGCCATCGTCACCGATGGTCCCTTCCCGGTGAACAATATCCAAAAAGGGCTGCTCGATGTGGATGTCGAACTGCCGGTCGGGCCGCAATTGCGCGGTTGGCATGCCGGCACCGCCACTAACACGGTTCCCGGGGCCGCCGCAATCACCCTCACCGGCGTCGACGAATCTACCGTGCGGCAAGCATTCTGCCAGAGCGGCAACATCGCTCCAGATATCGCCGAGCGATTGCATATCAACGCAACAGCGCAAGGCGTCACGATTGAGGCCACCGGTGTCGCCGGTCATGCCTGCCAGCCGTCCGGTACCGTAAACGCTATAGCGGTGCTCACTACGGCGCTTGCCCGGTCCGGTCTGCTCGAAGGCCGTGACCTCACTGCAGCGCAGGCGATTGCCCAATGGACAAAAGACTCATATGGCACCGGCTTGGGTATCGATTGCGAGAATGCGGAAAGCGGACCGACTACCGCCAATGGTGGTTTGATTATACCGGCGAATGAGTTCGCTGAAGCAGACAAGGTATTAGGCGCGGTATCAGGTGAGACTTCTGAAGATGCCATCGTATTGCACTTCGACATCCGTTATGCGGTAGGCCAGGCACACGAACAAATCATCGAGCGTATTCAAGCACAAGCCGAAGCGGCGGGCGGCCGCATTGTCGACATCCTTAACGATGACCCATACTACGTGCAGGCTGACGACCCGCGTGTCCAGTTGCTCACCGCAACCTACAACGACGTGCTCGGTTGCGAGGCTCGACCCGTGGCTGTCGGCGACGGCACCCACGCCCGCTTTATCCCGCGCGCACTCAACTTCGGTCCCGAATTCCATGCCGACCATGTGCCGGCGGTCGACGGCATCGACCTGGAGACCCCGCCATTCATCGCACCAGGTGCCGGCAACGCGCACGGTGCCGATGAATGGGCCTCGCTGAAAAACCTGAAAACAGCGTTTGTCCTATATGCGTTAGGCCTAGTGCGTCTCGACCAATACCTGCAATAG
- a CDS encoding cysteine desulfurase, translating into MVDFKAIRAQFPILDQEIHGHPLVYLDSAATSQKPNAVIDAEANFYRTINAGVHRGAHELAARSTMAFEEARAKVAKLVGANAAEGEEEVVVTGGATAGLNLLATAFGNASLGRGGEAAKRFALKPGDEIVVSRAEHHSVLLPFQELSYRTGATFKWIDLTEDGRVRTDNLDEVITERTKVVAVTHVGNATGAITNIAPIIKRAHEVGSIFILDACQSVPHLKVDFHALDVDFAAWSAHKMYGPTGVGFLYGKRDLLEALPPANFGGSMVELAYMDHEAQYMAPPARFEAGTRPVAQVVAAGVAAEWMMNIGLENIEAHEKTIAAELLKLGDVDGIRILGPRENVDRIGTVAFDVAGVHPHDVGQFIDAQGIAIRVGHHCAQPVHRHFGLYASNRASSGVYNSVEDAQALVEAAKGIRKFFGVE; encoded by the coding sequence ATGGTTGATTTTAAGGCGATTCGGGCGCAGTTCCCGATTCTGGATCAGGAGATTCACGGGCACCCGCTCGTGTACCTGGATTCTGCGGCCACCTCGCAGAAGCCGAATGCGGTGATCGACGCCGAGGCGAACTTCTACCGTACAATTAACGCCGGCGTGCACCGTGGTGCGCACGAGCTGGCCGCCCGTAGCACCATGGCCTTTGAGGAGGCCCGAGCCAAGGTGGCCAAGCTGGTCGGCGCGAATGCGGCCGAAGGTGAAGAGGAGGTCGTCGTCACCGGTGGTGCCACGGCCGGACTGAACCTGCTCGCCACCGCATTCGGCAATGCATCGCTGGGGCGTGGGGGAGAAGCCGCCAAGCGTTTTGCCCTGAAGCCGGGCGATGAGATCGTCGTCTCGCGTGCGGAACATCATTCGGTGCTGCTGCCGTTCCAGGAGCTGTCCTACCGTACCGGCGCCACCTTCAAGTGGATCGACCTGACCGAGGACGGCCGTGTGCGTACGGACAACCTCGACGAAGTCATCACCGAGCGTACCAAGGTCGTGGCCGTCACCCACGTGGGCAACGCCACGGGTGCCATCACCAACATCGCCCCGATCATCAAGCGTGCGCATGAAGTAGGTTCGATCTTCATCTTGGACGCTTGCCAGTCCGTACCGCACCTCAAGGTCGATTTCCACGCGCTTGATGTGGACTTCGCCGCCTGGAGCGCGCACAAGATGTACGGTCCTACCGGCGTCGGTTTCCTGTACGGTAAGCGCGACCTGCTCGAAGCCCTGCCGCCGGCCAACTTCGGCGGCTCCATGGTCGAGCTCGCCTACATGGACCACGAGGCCCAATACATGGCCCCTCCGGCCCGCTTCGAGGCCGGCACCCGGCCGGTCGCCCAAGTGGTGGCCGCAGGCGTCGCCGCCGAATGGATGATGAACATCGGGCTCGAGAACATCGAAGCCCATGAGAAGACCATCGCCGCCGAACTGCTCAAGCTCGGCGACGTCGATGGCATTCGCATCCTCGGGCCGCGCGAAAACGTGGACCGCATCGGCACCGTGGCGTTCGACGTGGCCGGCGTGCATCCGCACGATGTGGGCCAGTTCATCGACGCCCAGGGCATCGCGATTCGCGTGGGACACCACTGCGCCCAGCCGGTACACCGCCACTTCGGCCTATACGCATCCAACCGTGCCTCCTCCGGTGTCTACAATTCGGTCGAAGATGCCCAAGCGTTGGTCGAAGCGGCCAAGGGCATCCGTAAGTTCTTTGGAGTGGAGTAA
- a CDS encoding L,D-transpeptidase codes for MTEHLDDSTQQFAPLFGANNAVSGTVADSVDAAASDSIQGDEMRRRRIWPWVVIACLLVALGAACGGGVWFFQDHVLPGTTLWGNSVTGKTEQEIVDLINDQVDNTAVRAKYQGQSATFTLKDLGIEVDGEAIASDVINAQRGDAWWQQYAFWITHDVAPQINPELADGSVVDKALNIDAQEPVDAQVALNDNNSGFNVIAGENGQGANATSIAKQAISTVESLGSVQPQTVRVELDVTEPTITNAIADEAKTTLETLVNNAVAIKVADKDIATVNASMLGSAMRIDANQQSKLKDNEVRNGYVVFDADKLQQYYDEQIKPNLKLEREDKKVVVNNAGEVLSTETEGHDGIVIADGADTEVGARLAQVLATGTGSVNVDGKVDPKQEVKVAHRVAIDLSDRKLYAYENDTVVKTLNVVVAEGNDNVTGECVGMMCTPTGDFNVWQKLPSQDMSGTLNLADGTVETWDVKDVGFVNYFSSGCAIHRIAGGYVADAVMPSIANGSHGCVGIGWDVAEWFYNWCNMGTSVHIQV; via the coding sequence ATGACCGAACACCTTGATGACTCGACCCAGCAGTTTGCGCCTCTGTTTGGTGCGAATAATGCCGTCAGCGGCACTGTGGCAGACAGTGTGGATGCTGCTGCATCAGATTCCATTCAGGGCGATGAGATGAGGAGGCGCCGCATCTGGCCGTGGGTGGTGATTGCTTGTCTGCTGGTTGCCTTGGGGGCTGCCTGTGGCGGCGGTGTTTGGTTCTTCCAAGATCACGTGCTGCCTGGCACAACGCTATGGGGAAATTCAGTTACCGGCAAAACCGAGCAGGAGATTGTCGACCTAATCAACGACCAGGTCGACAACACCGCGGTACGAGCGAAATACCAGGGGCAGTCGGCGACGTTCACGCTGAAAGATCTCGGCATCGAAGTTGATGGTGAAGCAATCGCATCCGATGTCATCAATGCCCAACGCGGTGACGCATGGTGGCAACAGTATGCGTTCTGGATTACGCATGATGTGGCCCCGCAAATCAATCCCGAGCTCGCTGATGGCAGTGTGGTAGATAAGGCGCTGAACATTGATGCACAAGAACCTGTTGACGCGCAAGTCGCATTGAACGATAACAACAGTGGCTTCAACGTTATTGCGGGAGAAAATGGCCAGGGAGCCAACGCCACCAGCATTGCGAAGCAAGCCATTTCCACAGTGGAGTCATTGGGCAGTGTCCAGCCACAGACCGTTCGGGTGGAACTCGACGTAACCGAACCGACGATTACCAATGCAATTGCCGATGAGGCGAAAACCACGCTGGAAACCCTAGTGAACAATGCCGTGGCCATCAAGGTGGCGGATAAAGACATCGCCACCGTGAATGCGTCCATGCTGGGTTCGGCCATGCGCATCGACGCCAACCAGCAGTCAAAGCTGAAAGACAATGAAGTACGTAATGGCTACGTGGTCTTTGATGCCGATAAGCTGCAGCAATACTATGACGAGCAAATCAAGCCGAATCTCAAATTGGAACGTGAAGACAAGAAGGTCGTCGTCAATAATGCTGGCGAGGTGCTGAGCACTGAAACAGAAGGCCATGATGGCATTGTGATTGCCGATGGCGCGGATACGGAGGTTGGTGCTCGCTTGGCTCAGGTGCTGGCCACGGGAACTGGCTCAGTGAATGTGGACGGCAAGGTAGATCCCAAACAGGAAGTCAAGGTCGCTCATCGCGTGGCGATTGACCTGTCCGACCGTAAGCTCTATGCCTATGAGAATGACACGGTGGTCAAGACATTGAATGTCGTGGTCGCGGAGGGCAACGACAACGTCACCGGCGAATGCGTTGGCATGATGTGTACGCCGACAGGTGACTTCAACGTATGGCAAAAGTTGCCCAGTCAAGATATGAGCGGCACGCTGAATCTTGCCGATGGCACGGTGGAAACATGGGATGTCAAAGACGTGGGCTTCGTCAATTACTTCTCCTCCGGTTGCGCAATCCACCGTATTGCCGGCGGATATGTAGCGGATGCCGTAATGCCCTCCATTGCCAACGGATCTCATGGTTGCGTGGGTATCGGATGGGATGTGGCCGAATGGTTCTACAACTGGTGCAATATGGGCACGAGCGTGCATATCCAAGTGTGA